A stretch of DNA from Actinomycetes bacterium:
TCGGCAACGGGGCGCTCTTCCCCGCGGCAGCGCTCGCCCTGGTGCTGCCGGTGTTCCTGCCCGTGGCCGTCGCGGTGGTCGCGGGCGACGCCGTGGCCGGCGAGGCCAGCGCCGGCACCCTGCGCTACCTGCTCACCCGGCCCGTCGGGCGGACCCGCCTGCTGCTGGTGAAGCTCGCCGTGGTGACCGTGTTCGTGTTCCTGGCCGTGCTGGTGGTCGCCGCGGCCGCCTTCGCGGTGGGCGCCTGGCTGTTCGGGATCAAGCCGCTGCCCTCGGTGTCGGGGGCGACCATCACCGGCCCGGACGCCTACTTCCGCACGGCGGTGACCGTCGCCTACGTGGCCTGGTCGATGCTTGGGGTGGGGGCGATCGCGCTGTTCGCCTCGACGGTCACCGACTCGCCGCTGGCCGCCGCCCTCGCCGCGCTCGCCGCGCTGGTGACCTCCCAGGTGCTCGACCTGCTGGACGCGGCCGCCGCGGTCAAGCCGTACCTGCCCACCCACTACTGGCTCGCCTTCGTCGACCTGTTCCGCACCCCGATCCTGTGGCGCGGCGTCGGCCGCGGCTTCGCCATCCAGGGCGTCTACATCGCGGTGTTCCTCGGCGCGGCCTGGGCCAACTTCGCCACCAAGGACGTCAAGAGCTGACCGTCCCGGCCCGGGTCGCTCACTCGCCGACGGTGCCGTCGATGCGCTCGCGGAGCAGGTCGGCGTGGCCGTTGTGGCGGGCGTACTCCTCGATCATGTGGACCAGGACCCAGCGCAGGGAGACCGCCTCGCCGCGGCGCTGGCCGGTGGCCTCCAGCGAGGGCGCCGCGGCCACGGCCCGGCGGGCGTGCTCGCACTCGGCCTGCCAGGTCGCGAACGCCTCGGCGACGTCGGCGGTGTCGACGTTGTCGAAGTCCCCGTCCGGGTCGTCGTCGGAGTAGTAGATGCCCGGCGCG
This window harbors:
- a CDS encoding ABC transporter permease; this encodes MLLVELRKLLTRPRTWVTVVLLAGLPTLVAVFLEVTGVGPRPGEGPAFLAQVLGNGALFPAAALALVLPVFLPVAVAVVAGDAVAGEASAGTLRYLLTRPVGRTRLLLVKLAVVTVFVFLAVLVVAAAAFAVGAWLFGIKPLPSVSGATITGPDAYFRTAVTVAYVAWSMLGVGAIALFASTVTDSPLAAALAALAALVTSQVLDLLDAAAAVKPYLPTHYWLAFVDLFRTPILWRGVGRGFAIQGVYIAVFLGAAWANFATKDVKS
- a CDS encoding DinB family protein gives rise to the protein MTTQRTYPPYSADERAMLDAWLDYHRATLAVKCDGLNDAQLRERAVPPSSLSLLGLVRHMAEVERAWFRRCLGGEDAPGIYYSDDDPDGDFDNVDTADVAEAFATWQAECEHARRAVAAAPSLEATGQRRGEAVSLRWVLVHMIEEYARHNGHADLLRERIDGTVGE